From Phoenix dactylifera cultivar Barhee BC4 unplaced genomic scaffold, palm_55x_up_171113_PBpolish2nd_filt_p 000450F, whole genome shotgun sequence:
GCACTAAtagtaaagttttttttttctttgggcgTCTTCAGTAGCCTATTAATAACAGGCCGAAGGCATGTGCGGTGGTCCGGAGCGCATAAAGGCCTTCTCGGAAGAAACCCGAAGCTCCTCCCTCGCCAGATCGATGAGCCACCTCACCGTCGTCACCGACGACTGCTTCTCCAGTCTTCTCGAGCTCGCCGCGAACAACGACGCTGACGGCTTCCGCCGGTCCCTTGACCGGGACCCGTCTGCGGTCGACGAAGTCGGCATGTGGTATGGCCGCAAGAAGGGCTCCAACCAGATGGTTCTCGAGCGGCGAACTCCCCTGATGGTCGCCGCCACCTACGGCAGCCTCGATGTTCTCCGCCTCATACTTTCTCTTTCCGTCGTCGACGTCAACCGGGGCTGCGGCCGCGGCCCCGACAGCACCACTGCCCTCCACTGCGCCGCTTCCGGTGGCTCGGCGAACGCTGTCGATGCTGTTAAGATTCTACTTGCTGCCGGTGCTGATCCTAATGCTGTCGATGCCAATGGCCACCGGCCGGCGGACGTGATCGTCGTGCCGCCCAAGTTGCGTGCTGTCAAAATTGCTCTTGAAGAGGTACTTGGGGGTTCTAGCGGTGTTTCGGGTGGTGAGCAGCTGCGGCTGCAACATGTTCTTCACGTGACTACGACGACTGCGGCGGCAGCGAGCTCGTCAAACTCGAACTCTCCACCCCTGTCGTCATCCCCTGATGAGGATGGATCCCCATCATCCGACTCCACCTCCTCCCCGATGAATGCTAAGTTTGCCGATCTGCCCCCATCTGCCATCTCCGAGAAGAAAGAGTATCCTGTCGATCCGTCTCTGCCGGATATCAAGAATAGCGTCTACGCCACTGATGAGTTCCGAATGTATTCTTTCAAAGTCCGGCCTTGCTCGCGGGCCTACTCTCATGACTGGACTGAGTGCCCGTTCGTCCACCCGGGTGAGAACGCCCGGCGGCGCGACCCAAGGAAGTATCACTACAGCTGCGTCCCCTGCCCTGACTTCCGGAAGGGCACTTGCCGGCGGGGGGACATGTGCGAGTACGCGCATGGGGTGTTTGAGTGCTGGCTTCACCCGGCGCAGTACCGAACACGTCTCTGCAAGGATGGGACCAGCTGCTCTCGCCGGGTCTGCTTCTTTGCTCACACCAATGAGGAGCTCCGCCCGCTGTATATGTCGACTGGCTCGGCTGTGCCGTCGCCCTGGTCCTCTGCTTCTGCTGCAATGGAGATGGCGGCAGCCATGGGTCTGATGCCTGGGTCTCCGTCGTCGGTTTCGGTGATGTCACCCTTCACACCACCCATCTCGCCCTCAGCCAACAGCATGGCCCACTCCTCTCTGGCCTGGCCGCAGCCCAATGTGCCGACCTTGCACCTTCCTGGAAGCAATCTCCATTCTAGTAGGCTGCGCTCATCTCTGAGTGCAAGGGACATGCCGATGGATGACTTGTCGATGATGCCAGATTTTGATGCCCAGCAAGTGCTTAATGATCTGTGCTACTCTCGTCTTGGCTCTGCAGCTGCGAATCACTCGGCCCGATCAAAGACCCTGACCCCGTCGAACCTTGATGAACTTTTCTCTGCTGAGATCTCCTCTCCAAGGTACAATTCTGATCAGGGGTCTATCTTCTTGCCATCACACAGAACTGCTATCCTCAACCAgttccagcagcagcagcagagctTGCTCTCACCGATCAGTACCAACGTGTTCTCGCCAAAAGCTGTGGACCACCAGCAGCTGCCTGGGCAGTCCTCTCTCTTGCAGGCCTCGCTTGGGATCTCTTCTCCTGGCCGGATGTCTCCCCGTGCCATCGAACCACTCTCCCCAATGAGCTCCCGGTTGGCTGCATTTGCCCAGCGGGAGAAGCAGCAGCAGACACTGCGGAGCCTTAGCTCTCGTGATCTTGGTTCTGGCTCATCGCCAATTGCAGGCTCCCCTGTGAACTCATCATGGTCCAAGTGGGCATCGCCCTCTGGAACGTTGGACTGGGGTGTGAATGGTGAGGAGCTGGGTCGGCTCAGGCGTTCCTCATCTTTTGAGCTGCGGTCTGGTGGCGAGGAGCCGGACCTGTCCTGGGTCCATTCATTGGTCAAGGAATCTCCACCTGAAAAATTAGTTACAGCGGCGGCAACTTCTGTTGGACCACCGGTATCACTTCCTGCTGGTGGAGGTGGTGGTGCTGGTGGTGCTGGTGAGGCTTCGAATGCTAATGCTCAGATTGATGGGCATGATCAAGCTGCGGTCCTGAGCGCATGGCTTGAACAGATGCAGCTGGATCAGATGGTAGCTTAGTAAAAAGGGCAAGTTTTTACTAAGCTGCAAGCGGGGGTACTGGTAGTAGTTAATGGGttagtaaataatttttttccgtTATTCGGGATGGCCAAGATGGGAAAGAAGTTGAAGGGGGTAGTATTCAGCgattcattttttattattacttCAAGAGGAGTTTAGAGAGGTAAAAAGTGGAGGGAATTTATCTCtgggttatttaaatttctacccAGGTATATTACTCTCCTATAGCTTGAAATTTTCTttacttctttttctcttttcttgagcTCTCTAAAGCCAGAGTCTATATGTTTTATTGCACTGAAACTTGTCTAGCCTTTCTCTTGCTCCCCTTATGCTCTCTCTTCTGTTAATTATGATTTTTAGGAACTtgggaaaagaagagagggggAGCCCCGCTGGGGAGTTCTTATGTTTTATGACCTGGTCTATTGTTGGGATGAAGAGAAAAATGAACTATAAGATTATGCTGACATGTCCTACTTGTGGATTTGGATTATTCATGCCGTTTTGGAGTATCTGATGGCAGGAAAAGGTGGTGCATAAGTTCTCTGTATGATGTAACCTTTGATTAAACTTTATTGCTAttatttcaatttcattttCTTCGCCGTTCTTTCCACCTGGTTTCCTTCTCCattctttcatgcttttctgtCTATATCTTATCCTTTTGGTTTTTCTAAGTGCTGATGCATTAACTTTCTCGATGTTTTGCTGCTTTTGTGTTGAAAGTATTCTTTCAATTGTGTGGAATCAGTGGCGGTGGATCCTAATAATAGAGGTGGCAATTTAGGGTATCTAATCTGACACTCTAATAGGGTGGGTTCTATCTAAGCCATGGTGGATATGAAGTTGGTATGGATGACACTAAATTTATTCTGAActtgagtattttttttttataaattttaaagattaaaaaatagtttatatgcAAAAAGTCGTGGGATTTGGTTGGTTGTTCTTGGCTTGCTGTAGAAGATGTCAATAAAGAGCCAAAATTGGGTTTAGGAATTTTTGGAGCTGCCACCTTTTGGGCATCTCTTGTTATCAGAACATCCAAATTTGAATGTCTTATATCAAGCTTTCTGCCGGGGCTCTTGAAAATATTCAGTGGTTTTGTCTATGATGATGTTCCCCTGCTCTAGTGCAAGGAAATTTGTGGTGATTTAGGATCTTGCAGCTGGTATGGGTTTTGAGATCAGATTTAGTGGTGAGAACATGTTTAAGAAGCCTCATTTCCAGCTCAGCTATGCTTGGAGAATGATGATGGGAATGGAATAGATTTTCTAGAAAGTCTACCTGCAAATTTTGCAGGAGTCTTTGTGCTCATTATTTTGGTGGATTTTGTTAGGGTATCCATCATCTTATAATTTCAAGAGGAAATAATGTTATTTGAATGGTTTGTAAACATGGGAAGTTGGAGACTGTCTGATAAACAGGTGGCAGGAGGTTGTAGAAGGCCTGTACCTTTATTTCACTTGTATGTCTGATAAACAGGTCCCCAATGTTCATGATCAATCTTGGCATACACTTTTTCTATCGGAAAATCATTAGATGCTATGGTGCGTGATCTTCTAAGAGGTGCATGTCTTTGGCAAGccttttttattttggtggacTTGGTTGATGCTTAATGCTATTGTTTGTCTGGGAAATGAGGTGATGTTTTGGCTTTTATCCTAGAGGAGTGGCTTGCAGAAAATCATTTCTCCTTTGACATGGAATTTATAATTGCTAAGGTTTCCATTCTGCATAGTAATTGGCTCAAATTTTGACATAGAAACTTGAATCAGATGCCTAACAATTAGCCGTATCGTTAGTAGATGTGACTTTTGGTTTAACGGATGAATAAATGGTTGTCCTAATCAGAGTGGGGTTCAGGGTTTTGTGGGGTTTGTTGGTGGCACGATGGATTCCCAGTATCGCATTCCTCCTTAAGAATCCCAGATGGTGACTTAATATTCCAGCTTTGTTGATCTGTCTATTACAAGCAAAATCTGAATTTGTTCCACAAAACTTGTGTTATCATGTAATTATGCTGTGTGAATGTGGGACTTACAAAGGCATCTTGATTGTCTCTGTACCATTTTGATGTCAACATAAAATTATTCTGTGGAATTGTTGGTCTTCCAATAAGAAAGGAAAGTAAATGGCTTCCAGTAGGGTACACCTAGGCTGGGTGCCTTAATGTCATTTGCTAATGGGAGTGCAGTTCTAGTTTACCCAATCTGCTAGCACACGCCATCATAGGAAGTGGCAAGGGAAGAGCTAATGTTGCCTTTCTTTTGGTCTACCATTGGGCTGCTTTGTTAGAGTTGTCccttttccttttatttatttattatttatactGATATGTTTTCTTACGCT
This genomic window contains:
- the LOC103698226 gene encoding zinc finger CCCH domain-containing protein 24-like, with protein sequence MCGGPERIKAFSEETRSSSLARSMSHLTVVTDDCFSSLLELAANNDADGFRRSLDRDPSAVDEVGMWYGRKKGSNQMVLERRTPLMVAATYGSLDVLRLILSLSVVDVNRGCGRGPDSTTALHCAASGGSANAVDAVKILLAAGADPNAVDANGHRPADVIVVPPKLRAVKIALEEVLGGSSGVSGGEQLRLQHVLHVTTTTAAAASSSNSNSPPLSSSPDEDGSPSSDSTSSPMNAKFADLPPSAISEKKEYPVDPSLPDIKNSVYATDEFRMYSFKVRPCSRAYSHDWTECPFVHPGENARRRDPRKYHYSCVPCPDFRKGTCRRGDMCEYAHGVFECWLHPAQYRTRLCKDGTSCSRRVCFFAHTNEELRPLYMSTGSAVPSPWSSASAAMEMAAAMGLMPGSPSSVSVMSPFTPPISPSANSMAHSSLAWPQPNVPTLHLPGSNLHSSRLRSSLSARDMPMDDLSMMPDFDAQQVLNDLCYSRLGSAAANHSARSKTLTPSNLDELFSAEISSPRYNSDQGSIFLPSHRTAILNQFQQQQQSLLSPISTNVFSPKAVDHQQLPGQSSLLQASLGISSPGRMSPRAIEPLSPMSSRLAAFAQREKQQQTLRSLSSRDLGSGSSPIAGSPVNSSWSKWASPSGTLDWGVNGEELGRLRRSSSFELRSGGEEPDLSWVHSLVKESPPEKLVTAAATSVGPPVSLPAGGGGGAGGAGEASNANAQIDGHDQAAVLSAWLEQMQLDQMVA